A single region of the Nicotiana sylvestris chromosome 6, ASM39365v2, whole genome shotgun sequence genome encodes:
- the LOC138871910 gene encoding uncharacterized protein: protein MALLLVHDWGEEEAWGSTGGVVVVGRVAGLRRGGVWSLVMVVMGGGDGGGAGGGGGLGRWCLDADGVGGDVMVAEEMVAMALEGTVVFLTGSEDKEFDPALKAIIAIVDAERKPKAAPKQEKREKKTNTVKAELEKKAETKTEKMVPSKNEVLYIPRGRSEKPQRISIKRAIPMYMSKGAYVVRGTIKLPRLNELVVIGCVPQKPMTDPSTVPWNYQQTLVTYKGKEITGELPENTSVGKYSDIQEVNNATRKRFPSKKPVSAEEAEAFFQNMNMLDYKVVDQLRKYPEQVSMLSLLMKFAQHQKILLKTLNEAYVTVETSVEQLERMTERFFAVNQVSFRKNDLPPEGEAHNKALHLTVKCEDYYVKRVMLDGGSGVDICPLSTLQRMEIGTGRIRPNNVCVRAFDGIKRDTLGEIDLILTIGPVEFEVTFQVLDMDTSYNFLLGRSWIHAAWDVHSTLHQMVKFEDEGREIVIHGEDEQSIYRDPSIPCLEEREGSEHTVYQVFEVVLAEQYEEGSPCPQPFLSNASIMVAKEMIRQGFKPGKGLGKSLPGITEPITLPSTKKLFGIGFQPTPKDEDWAEKRKNEGWKLPRPLPHLYETFVRPKYIEEEDDEAFTVEEIEEICGAMREMLYETHTVQLGEGTSTAEVLMDEEDAEKTAFTTPWGTYYYQVMSFGLKNAEATYMRAMTAIFHDMMHQEIEVYVEDVIVKSRTQDDHVRDLRKFFERLRKYDLKLNPAKCAFGVPPGKLLGFIVGSFEVHIPETDTYGRLAKWQILLTEFDIVYVTCTTMKAQALADHLAKNPVDEEYQPLSTYFPDEEINTIEVHGDLIHTPPTELHPMSAPWPFVAWGKDVIGPIEPKDSNGHRFILVAIDYFTKWVKAITLKSVTKKAVVDFVHSNLIYRFVRTSVGATPYLLVYGTEAVIQAEVEIPSLRTIVEAEIEDSEWVKTRLE, encoded by the exons ATGGCGTTACTGCTGGTTCATGACTGGGGTGAGGAGGAGGCCTGGGGTTCGACTGGAGGGGTTGTTGTCGTTGGTCGTGTTGCTGGGTTGcgacggggtggtgtttggtcGTTGGTTATGGTGGTTATGGGTGGAGGTGACGGAGGTGGAGCTGGAGGTGGAGGGGGCT tagggaGATGGTGTTTGGACGCTGATGGCGTTGGAGGGGACGTGATGGTGGCGGAAGAGATGGTGGCGATGGCGTTGGAGGGGACAGTAGTATTTTTGACGGGGAG tgaggacaaggagtttgatcctgccctgaaagctataatcgccattgtcgatgcAGAGAGAAAGCCTAAAGCAGCCCCGAAGCaagagaaaagggaaaagaagacTAATACTGTCAAGGCTGAGCTCGAAAAGAAGGCTGAGACAAAGACAGAGAAGATGGTGCCTTCGAAGAATGAGGTTCTCTATATTCCACGAGGTCGATCAGAGAAGCCACAGAGAATCTCAATTAAAAGGGCAATACCGATGTACAtgtcgaaaggggcctatgtggttcGGGGGACGATTAAACTGCCTCGTCTGAATGAGCTAGTGGTTATCGGATGCGTACCACAGAAGCCAATGACAGACCCGTCTACggtaccgtggaattatcaacaaacattggttacatacaaaggcaaagaaatcacgGGAGAACTGCCAGAAAATACTTCTGTTGGAAAATATTCAGACATTCAAGAAGTGAACAATGCCACACGGAAGCGCTTCCCAtccaagaagcctgtaagcgctGAAGAGGCAGAGGCTTTCTTCCAAAATATGAATATGCTTGACTATAAAGTGGTGGATCAATTGCGCAAATACCCTGAACAAGTGTCTATGCTATCTTTGCTAATGAAGTTCGCACAACATCAGAAGATCTTGCTTAAAACCTTGAATGAAGCGTATGTGACGGTTGagacttcagttgaacaactTGAAAGAATGACGGAAAGGTTCTTTGCGGTTAATCAAGTTTCTTTTAGGAAGAACGATTTGCCTCCGGAGGGAGAAGCTCACAACAAGGCTTTACATCTGACAGTCAAGtgtgaagactactacgtcaagcgagtaatgttggatgggggttcgggtgttgacatttgcccgctctccacgctgcaaagaatggaaattgggaccggaaggattcgccccaataatgtctgtgtAAGAGCTTTTGATGGtatcaagagggacaccctcggaGAAATAGACCTGATATTGACTATCGGGCCGGTGGAGTtcgaagtaaccttccaggtactggatatggacacatcttacaattttctcctcggaagATCTTGGATTCATGCTGCATGGGATGTACActccactctccaccaaatggtaaAGTTTGAAGATGAAGGTCGGGAAATTGTGatccacggagaagacgaacagtctatttatcgggacccatccatcccatgtCTTGAAgaaagagaagggagtgagcacacagtttatcaggtttttgaagttgtgctggcggagcagtatgaagaagggAGCCCTTgtccccaacctttcttgtccaacgcTTCAATCATGgttgctaaagaaatgatccgacaggGATTCAAACCAGGAAAAGGGCTTGGAAAATCGCTGCCAGGAATAACGGAACctatcaccttgccttccactaagaaactctttgggataggcttccaacctactccaaaagatgaagattgGGCAGAGAAGAGAAAAAATGAGGGATGGAAGTTGCCTCGACCATTGCCACATTTGTACGAAACTTTCGTCAGACCAAAGtacattgaagaagaagatgacgagGCCTTTACGGTCGAAGAGATTgaagaaatatgtggggcaatgagagaaatgctttaCGAAACTCACACGGTTCAGctgggagaaggcacaagcaccgctgag gtgttgatggatgaagaagatgccgagaaaaccgccttcactacaccttggggtacttactaTTATcaggttatgtcgttcggtttaaagaatgctgaggcaacttacatgagagccatgactgccatttttcatgatatgatgcatcaagagatagaggtgtatgtagaggatgtgatagtcaagtccaggacccAGGACGATCATGTTCgagacttgaggaaattttttgagaggctgagaaagtacgacctgaagctgaatccggctaagtgcgccttcggagtcccacCGGGCAAGCTTCTGGGTTTTATA gttggatcctttgaagtacatattccagaaaccgatACCTAtgggagattagcaaagtggcaaatcttgcttactgaattcgacatagtctatgtcacttgcacgacgatgaaagcccaggcattggcggATCACTTGGCTAAGAACCcagttgatgaggaataccaaccattgagtacttattttccagatgaagaaataaacacaaTAGAA gtacatggagatctgattcatacACCTCCAACAGAGCTACATCCTATGTCAGCGCCGTGGCCTTTTGTCGCCTGGGGTaaggacgtcattggtccgattgagccaaaagactcaaatggacacagattcatattggtcgctattgattacttcacaaaatgggtcaaAGCTATCACTCTcaaatcggtcactaagaaagccgtggtggattttgtacattcaaatcttatctatcgtttcg tacgcacatcagtaggggcaaccccatacttgttggtttatgggaccgaagcTGTGATAcaggcagaggtagaaattccttcgcttcggaccattgtcgaagcagagattgaagatagcgagtgggttaagactcgattggagtaG